In one Leptotrichia sp. oral taxon 215 str. W9775 genomic region, the following are encoded:
- a CDS encoding branched-chain amino acid ABC transporter permease has product MLKSFIEQTINGLQTGSIYALIALGYTMVYGIVKLINFAHGDILMVGAYATLIAVSHGMPLIVAIVLSMILCAFLGVVIDFLAYRPIRKAPKISALITAIGMSFLLESLALIIFGANPRVIDQKYIPAFLSNNNKISIGFLSISMLTIFVIVVTLICMIALNLFIKNTKLGKATRAVSQDTGAAQLMGINVNKTIAITFAIGSGLGALGGALYAIVYPQIEPYMGMLPGLKAFIAAVFGGIGSIPGAMVGGYVLGLLEAYVKGSSLTTWANPIVFGVLILILIFRPNGLFGKNVKEKV; this is encoded by the coding sequence ATGTTAAAGAGTTTTATAGAACAGACGATTAACGGACTTCAGACTGGTAGTATATACGCCCTTATAGCATTGGGATATACAATGGTCTATGGTATCGTTAAACTTATAAATTTTGCCCACGGTGATATACTGATGGTTGGAGCTTATGCCACACTTATAGCTGTATCACATGGAATGCCTCTAATTGTTGCTATTGTTTTATCAATGATTTTATGTGCATTTTTGGGAGTAGTAATTGATTTTCTGGCTTACAGGCCTATTAGAAAAGCACCTAAGATTTCAGCATTGATAACTGCTATTGGGATGAGCTTCCTTCTGGAAAGTCTGGCACTTATAATATTCGGTGCAAACCCAAGAGTTATTGATCAGAAGTATATACCTGCTTTTCTGTCAAATAATAATAAAATCAGTATAGGATTTTTAAGTATAAGTATGCTTACAATATTTGTAATAGTTGTTACTTTAATATGCATGATAGCATTAAATCTGTTTATTAAAAATACAAAGCTTGGAAAAGCTACAAGGGCAGTATCTCAGGATACAGGTGCCGCTCAGCTTATGGGTATAAATGTAAATAAAACAATTGCCATCACTTTTGCAATAGGTTCAGGACTTGGAGCTTTAGGTGGAGCTTTATATGCCATCGTTTATCCTCAGATTGAACCTTACATGGGAATGCTTCCAGGACTTAAGGCATTTATAGCTGCAGTATTTGGAGGAATAGGAAGTATCCCTGGTGCAATGGTTGGTGGATACGTGTTAGGTCTGCTTGAAGCATATGTAAAAGGATCTTCCCTTACAACATGGGCAAACCCAATTGTTTTCGGTGTATTGATTTTAATATTAATTTTCAGACCAAATGGATTATTTGGAAAAAATGTTAAAGAAAAAGTGTAA
- a CDS encoding ABC transporter ATP-binding protein: MSLLKTTNLGISFGGLRAVDDVNMEIKDGELIGLIGPNGAGKTTIFNLLTGVYKPTDGDISLNGISINKKNTPQIVALGVARTFQNIRLFKNLSVLDNVKMALNSSMKYNTFEAIFRLPRFWKEEKEITDKALDLLDIFDMAEMANVISGNLSYGQQRKLEIARALATNPKLLLLDEPAAGMNPNETKELMNTISFIRNKFNIAILLIEHDMDLVMGICERLYVLNFGKVIASGLPDEIQNNKEVIAAYLGE, translated from the coding sequence ATGTCATTATTAAAAACGACAAATTTAGGAATATCTTTTGGCGGACTTCGAGCCGTTGATGATGTAAATATGGAAATTAAAGATGGCGAACTTATTGGTCTTATTGGACCAAACGGTGCCGGTAAAACAACAATCTTTAACTTATTGACAGGGGTTTATAAACCTACAGATGGAGATATTTCCCTAAACGGTATTAGTATAAATAAAAAAAATACTCCTCAAATAGTGGCTTTAGGAGTTGCCAGAACATTTCAGAATATAAGGCTGTTTAAAAATTTATCTGTACTTGATAATGTAAAAATGGCATTAAATAGCAGCATGAAGTACAATACTTTTGAAGCAATTTTCAGACTTCCAAGATTCTGGAAGGAAGAAAAGGAAATTACAGACAAAGCATTAGATTTACTGGATATTTTTGATATGGCTGAAATGGCTAATGTTATATCGGGAAATCTATCTTACGGACAGCAGAGAAAACTTGAAATAGCAAGAGCACTTGCTACAAATCCTAAACTGCTTCTACTTGATGAGCCTGCGGCCGGAATGAACCCAAATGAAACAAAGGAACTTATGAATACAATAAGTTTTATAAGAAATAAATTTAACATAGCAATTCTTTTAATCGAGCACGATATGGATCTGGTTATGGGAATATGCGAAAGATTGTATGTACTGAATTTTGGAAAGGTTATCGCTTCAGGACTTCCTGATGAAATTCAGAATAACAAGGAAGTTATAGCCGCTTACCTTGGAGAATAA
- a CDS encoding branched-chain amino acid ABC transporter permease: MENNANSSNQTVKTENTEYKWQKLNYFNKFKIKNYILTFVSIIALYIVLSLTFDPTDLFSYTSGIYVNILIYILFAVSLNITVGLMGQLNLGQAGFIAIGGYSAAYISKILVNYNLPPVVQLVLVSLFGGVVAALFGFLVGASTLRLRGDYLAIITLAFGEIVKYIVQNLDFLGGATGLNNIPRIIDFSNSYFIVVISIIIIAMAMTSRKGKEILSIRENEIAAENIGMRLNRIKLYGFAFSAFFAGVGGSLFAHNVGILKPDKFGFLFSIEILVMVVLGGLGSITGAILAAILLTSLNEVLRDVSQFRYLVYAIILIALMIFRPTGIFGTKEFTFAGTKRRLNRIRNYRNNKTESKKS; the protein is encoded by the coding sequence ATGGAAAATAACGCTAATAGCAGTAATCAGACTGTAAAAACAGAAAATACTGAATATAAATGGCAGAAACTAAATTATTTTAATAAATTCAAAATTAAAAATTACATACTTACTTTTGTGTCAATAATTGCTCTATATATTGTATTAAGCCTGACATTTGATCCTACCGATCTTTTCAGCTACACAAGTGGAATTTATGTAAACATACTAATTTATATATTATTTGCAGTGAGTCTTAATATAACTGTTGGACTTATGGGACAGCTGAATCTGGGACAGGCTGGATTTATAGCAATTGGAGGATATTCAGCCGCATATATTTCAAAAATATTAGTAAACTATAATCTTCCGCCAGTAGTACAGTTAGTTCTTGTATCTTTATTTGGTGGAGTAGTTGCAGCTTTATTCGGATTCTTAGTTGGTGCAAGTACACTGAGATTAAGAGGGGACTATCTTGCAATTATAACTCTGGCATTTGGAGAAATTGTAAAATATATTGTACAAAACCTTGATTTCTTAGGTGGAGCTACTGGACTGAATAACATTCCTAGAATTATAGATTTCTCAAATTCTTATTTCATAGTAGTTATTTCAATTATTATAATTGCAATGGCAATGACTTCAAGAAAAGGAAAAGAAATACTCTCAATTAGGGAAAATGAAATTGCGGCTGAAAATATCGGAATGAGATTAAATAGAATAAAACTTTATGGATTTGCATTTTCAGCATTTTTTGCAGGAGTTGGAGGTTCGTTATTTGCACATAATGTTGGTATTTTAAAACCTGATAAATTTGGATTCCTGTTCTCAATAGAAATTTTAGTTATGGTGGTTCTTGGAGGACTTGGAAGTATTACAGGAGCAATACTTGCAGCTATACTTCTAACTTCATTAAATGAAGTTTTAAGAGATGTTTCACAGTTTAGATATTTAGTTTATGCAATTATTCTAATTGCCCTGATGATTTTCAGACCTACAGGAATTTTTGGTACAAAGGAATTTACTTTTGCAGGAACTAAACGTCGGCTGAACCGGATACGGAATTACAGAAACAACAAGACTGAAAGCAAAAAAAGCTAA
- a CDS encoding cyclase family protein: MEHNLWKLLETLKENKWIDLTHELTNDSPYWGGMPDGVLELNKTIIDYPEMNLNIQTHKFPGQFGTHIDYPGHFVQNARLAGGFKVEDTVLPLVVIDLSKKVQENNDYEITIDDILEFEKEHGTIPENSFVVFRSDWSKRWPDMKALTNADSEGNAHTPGWPIPTLEFLFDKRNAAGVGHETLDTDAAVTCAKNGDLVGERYILQKDKFQVEAMANLDKLPPVGAVIFVAAPRIISANGLPVRAWAVIPEKK; this comes from the coding sequence GTGGAACACAATTTATGGAAATTACTGGAAACTCTGAAAGAAAATAAATGGATTGATTTGACTCATGAACTTACAAATGACAGTCCTTACTGGGGTGGAATGCCTGACGGAGTTCTGGAACTTAATAAGACAATTATTGATTACCCTGAAATGAATCTTAACATACAGACACACAAATTCCCAGGGCAGTTTGGTACACATATAGATTATCCTGGACACTTTGTGCAAAATGCACGTCTGGCAGGAGGTTTCAAAGTTGAAGATACTGTTTTACCTTTAGTTGTCATTGATTTAAGTAAAAAAGTTCAGGAAAATAACGACTATGAAATAACTATAGATGATATTCTGGAGTTTGAAAAAGAGCATGGTACTATACCTGAAAATTCATTTGTTGTTTTCAGATCTGACTGGAGCAAAAGATGGCCTGATATGAAAGCACTTACAAATGCTGATAGTGAAGGAAATGCACATACACCAGGATGGCCAATTCCTACACTTGAATTTCTGTTTGATAAGAGAAATGCTGCAGGAGTGGGACATGAAACTCTTGATACGGATGCAGCTGTAACTTGTGCAAAAAATGGAGATCTTGTAGGGGAAAGATACATTCTTCAAAAAGATAAGTTTCAGGTGGAAGCAATGGCAAACCTTGACAAACTTCCTCCAGTAGGAGCTGTTATATTTGTCGCTGCCCCTAGAATTATTTCTGCAAATGGACTGCCTGTAAGGGCATGGGCTGTTATTCCTGAAAAGAAATAA
- a CDS encoding cupin domain-containing protein has translation MFGTVKNEGGMLFSGNNFKVVKKVLKSGEAIPSHNHENEEIIFSVLKGKMEMYLNDTEKHVLVPGDILNFDGVNFIKGTALEDSEVNVTLVKK, from the coding sequence ATGTTTGGTACAGTAAAAAATGAAGGTGGAATGCTTTTCAGCGGAAATAATTTTAAAGTTGTAAAAAAGGTATTGAAATCAGGTGAAGCTATTCCTTCACATAATCATGAAAATGAAGAAATTATATTTTCAGTTTTAAAGGGAAAAATGGAAATGTATCTTAATGATACTGAAAAACATGTTCTTGTACCAGGAGATATACTGAATTTTGATGGAGTGAATTTCATAAAAGGAACTGCTCTTGAGGATTCGGAAGTTAATGTGACTCTTGTAAAAAAATAG
- a CDS encoding TraX family protein yields the protein MSLFVLKIIGILSMFIDHYHYIIGGPEILNIIGRMAFPIFSFSLGEGYFHTGNFKKYFGRLFFFAVISQIPAYIFKLNYPLNIFFTLLLGLVVMKIFYSGKIPFLIKVILIGGLVYVAKKYDFDYGVYGILTIALFGILRRKKFLIFCAFLALNMLLVLYPGIFDLAKVQIYSMFSLIPIFSYNGRKGKNMKYFFYVFYPVHFLVLEGMKYIIDKF from the coding sequence ATGAGTTTATTTGTTTTAAAAATTATAGGTATCCTGTCAATGTTTATTGACCACTATCATTATATAATAGGGGGACCTGAAATTTTAAATATTATAGGAAGAATGGCTTTTCCAATATTTTCCTTTTCGCTTGGGGAAGGATATTTCCATACGGGAAATTTTAAAAAATATTTTGGAAGATTATTTTTTTTTGCTGTAATTTCCCAAATTCCTGCATATATTTTTAAACTTAACTATCCGCTGAATATATTTTTTACATTACTTCTGGGACTTGTAGTAATGAAAATATTTTATTCAGGAAAGATTCCTTTTTTAATAAAGGTTATTTTAATTGGTGGACTTGTTTATGTGGCAAAAAAGTATGATTTTGATTATGGAGTGTACGGGATATTGACAATAGCCCTGTTCGGTATTTTAAGGAGAAAAAAATTTCTTATATTCTGTGCATTTCTGGCATTGAATATGCTACTTGTATTGTATCCCGGTATTTTTGACTTGGCAAAGGTTCAGATATATTCTATGTTCTCATTAATCCCTATATTTTCATATAATGGAAGAAAAGGGAAAAATATGAAGTATTTTTTTTATGTTTTTTATCCTGTCCACTTTTTAGTTCTGGAAGGGATGAAATATATAATTGATAAGTTTTAA
- a CDS encoding porin family protein, which produces MKKTLLGLFLVLGAASFSNNKIEVKGAYDLGGKYHFEKSSAKGKANAMEAGAEYRYEVTPGLELGGGVAYQAHKDLKEYKADMYDSVPVYATAKYTFDTSAPVKPYVKGDLGYSINTDKAKDGVYYGVGAGLNISDNFNVDVMYKENKGKYEVGTTDYKADYRRVGLGVGYNFNLGK; this is translated from the coding sequence ATGAAAAAAACATTATTAGGATTATTTTTAGTATTAGGAGCGGCTTCATTCTCTAACAATAAAATAGAAGTAAAAGGAGCTTACGATTTAGGAGGAAAATATCATTTTGAAAAATCTTCTGCCAAAGGTAAGGCAAATGCGATGGAAGCTGGAGCTGAATACAGATATGAAGTTACTCCAGGATTGGAACTTGGTGGAGGAGTAGCGTATCAGGCACATAAAGATTTAAAAGAGTATAAAGCAGATATGTATGATTCTGTACCAGTTTATGCAACTGCAAAATATACTTTTGATACATCAGCTCCTGTAAAACCTTATGTAAAAGGAGATCTTGGATACTCAATCAATACTGATAAAGCAAAAGACGGAGTATACTATGGTGTAGGTGCAGGACTTAACATAAGCGACAACTTTAACGTTGATGTAATGTATAAAGAAAACAAAGGTAAATATGAAGTAGGAACAACAGATTATAAAGCAGACTACAGAAGAGTTGGTCTTGGTGTAGGTTATAATTTCAACTTAGGTAAATAA
- a CDS encoding GNAT family N-acetyltransferase — protein MEIKHIEDKGFFISNEKEEVIAELTYRKEGNKLYFDHTYVSRLMRGQGIAEKLLDAGVEYAEKNGYKIVPVCSYIVKKFENEKYDFIKAE, from the coding sequence ATGGAGATAAAACATATTGAGGATAAAGGCTTTTTCATTAGTAATGAAAAGGAAGAAGTAATTGCTGAGCTGACTTACAGAAAAGAAGGAAATAAGCTATATTTTGACCATACATACGTATCACGGCTAATGAGAGGTCAGGGAATTGCTGAAAAGCTTCTTGATGCAGGTGTGGAATATGCTGAAAAAAATGGCTATAAAATAGTACCTGTATGCAGCTATATAGTGAAAAAATTTGAAAATGAGAAATATGACTTCATAAAGGCTGAATAA
- a CDS encoding D-alanyl-D-alanine carboxypeptidase family protein, translating into MVKMINRTKSIMVFIIFITVLTFGTGVKSRNSQNETAPENPGIIKPKNKGGKHEDNEANSDKKKKHSLKNKKNIEKELKNNKGQSTETDAANLNNGNENPQNGDVNNLNNIKNGENEVNPSEKLDNKNHKKKKKKDKKDKEKEKKVIEAEDKEIEGISKYSGPIHKFIATREGKVLKAQGEREKHPTASLAKVMNIIVALDEIDKGNASLDDEICFTPDTAYLKGSWLNVKHGDCFTLETLLKSEIIYSANNAAYLVAKHIGKGDIEKFVALMNEKAQELGMTDTVFYTPAGLPTSMTGKPMDISTAYDLYLMGRKASEDDRIKEWSSQLQLELPNSNGDQVIYKNRNALLYRYGIYGLKTGFHADAGYNLILTSKLGNLEIVSVTLGNRTDVERNDDQKVEFTKIEDRLQAIYTVGKEMGKFKVLNGKKKELKGVISDNVYQIDNSNYTFRINDLNVDAGKKGIEKGEKIAMLEVLDDGNVVSKIEIVAGEDTEPLSWFGKILRLISFGLV; encoded by the coding sequence ATGGTGAAAATGATAAACAGGACAAAAAGTATAATGGTATTTATAATTTTTATAACAGTTCTGACTTTTGGAACAGGAGTTAAAAGCAGAAATTCACAAAATGAAACAGCACCTGAAAATCCGGGGATTATAAAGCCGAAAAATAAGGGTGGAAAACATGAAGATAATGAAGCAAATAGTGATAAAAAGAAGAAACATTCTTTAAAAAATAAAAAAAATATTGAAAAAGAACTGAAAAATAATAAAGGTCAGTCAACAGAAACAGATGCTGCAAATCTCAATAATGGAAATGAAAATCCTCAAAATGGAGATGTAAATAATTTAAATAATATAAAAAATGGGGAAAATGAAGTAAATCCCAGTGAAAAATTAGATAATAAAAATCATAAGAAAAAAAAGAAAAAGGATAAAAAAGATAAAGAAAAAGAAAAGAAAGTGATAGAAGCTGAAGACAAGGAAATTGAAGGAATTTCAAAATACAGTGGACCAATACATAAATTTATAGCAACAAGGGAAGGAAAGGTACTGAAGGCACAGGGGGAAAGAGAAAAACACCCTACAGCTTCACTGGCAAAGGTAATGAACATAATTGTTGCACTTGACGAAATAGATAAAGGAAATGCAAGTTTAGATGATGAAATATGCTTTACGCCTGATACTGCCTATCTTAAAGGAAGCTGGCTAAATGTAAAACATGGAGACTGTTTTACATTGGAAACTCTTCTGAAATCAGAAATAATATACTCTGCAAACAATGCAGCCTATCTTGTGGCAAAACATATAGGTAAGGGGGATATAGAAAAATTTGTAGCTCTTATGAATGAAAAGGCTCAGGAATTAGGAATGACAGATACTGTGTTTTATACTCCGGCAGGATTGCCTACTTCAATGACAGGCAAGCCTATGGATATTTCCACAGCTTATGATCTGTATCTTATGGGAAGAAAAGCTTCTGAAGACGACAGGATAAAAGAGTGGTCCAGTCAGTTACAGCTTGAATTACCTAACTCGAATGGAGATCAGGTAATATATAAAAATAGAAATGCTTTACTATACAGATATGGAATATATGGATTGAAGACAGGTTTCCATGCAGATGCAGGATATAATCTGATATTGACAAGTAAACTTGGAAATCTTGAAATTGTATCAGTTACACTGGGAAATAGAACAGATGTAGAAAGAAATGACGACCAGAAGGTTGAATTTACCAAAATAGAAGACAGACTTCAGGCTATTTATACAGTAGGTAAGGAAATGGGGAAATTTAAAGTATTAAATGGTAAAAAGAAAGAACTGAAGGGGGTCATCTCAGATAATGTCTACCAGATAGATAATTCAAACTATACTTTCAGAATAAACGACCTGAATGTAGATGCCGGGAAAAAAGGAATAGAAAAGGGAGAAAAAATAGCAATGCTTGAGGTACTTGATGATGGAAATGTCGTTTCGAAAATAGAGATAGTCGCAGGAGAAGATACTGAACCTCTTTCATGGTTTGGAAAAATTTTGAGACTAATAAGCTTCGGTCTTGTTTAA
- a CDS encoding ABC transporter substrate-binding protein gives MKKILLCVAMLAMFVVSCGGGKSAKEKDVIKVGVIGPLTGNLAQYGTSSINGFKLKVKEINEAGGINGKKIEVVEADSKGDVQEAINAFKKMVSQDKIDIFVGEVTSGPSLAIAPLAQQAKIPMITSTSTAFDVTKDKDFVFRTTFTDPYQGVVAAKYAKSKNFKNVTILTNTGSDYSVGLANAFKEQAAKEGIQVKEEQYTADDKDFRALLTKIKGSNPEVIFVPDYYNTIGLILTQAKELGINAQFLGGDGWDGIQQDFGQVANGALFASQFAPDDPSETVQKFIAAYKKEYKIDPIIFAALGYDTGTILETALKSVSDLSSKEAIRDAIKNFSGENLVTGSLKFDQNRNPEKKVTFIEVKDGKLTLKEKF, from the coding sequence ATGAAAAAAATTCTATTATGTGTCGCAATGCTGGCTATGTTTGTTGTCAGTTGTGGTGGCGGAAAAAGTGCTAAAGAAAAGGATGTTATAAAGGTTGGGGTTATTGGACCATTAACTGGAAACCTTGCTCAATACGGAACAAGTTCCATCAACGGATTCAAACTTAAAGTTAAGGAAATAAACGAAGCCGGAGGAATTAATGGTAAAAAGATTGAAGTTGTAGAAGCAGACAGTAAAGGGGATGTACAGGAAGCAATTAACGCTTTTAAAAAGATGGTATCTCAGGATAAAATTGATATTTTCGTAGGAGAAGTTACATCAGGACCATCTCTTGCAATTGCACCATTAGCTCAACAGGCTAAAATACCTATGATTACTTCAACTAGTACTGCATTTGATGTTACAAAGGATAAGGATTTCGTATTCAGAACAACATTTACAGATCCTTACCAAGGAGTAGTTGCCGCAAAATATGCAAAATCTAAAAACTTTAAAAACGTTACAATTTTAACTAATACAGGTAGTGATTATTCTGTTGGATTGGCAAATGCCTTCAAAGAACAGGCCGCTAAAGAAGGAATTCAAGTTAAGGAAGAACAGTATACTGCTGATGATAAAGACTTCAGAGCTCTTCTTACTAAAATAAAAGGTTCTAACCCTGAAGTAATTTTTGTACCTGATTATTACAACACTATCGGATTAATTTTAACACAAGCTAAAGAATTAGGAATAAATGCTCAATTCTTAGGTGGAGACGGATGGGACGGAATCCAGCAGGACTTTGGACAAGTTGCAAATGGTGCTCTTTTTGCCAGCCAGTTTGCTCCGGATGATCCTTCTGAAACTGTTCAGAAATTCATAGCCGCTTATAAAAAAGAATACAAAATAGATCCTATAATTTTTGCAGCTTTAGGATATGATACAGGAACTATTTTAGAAACAGCACTGAAAAGTGTTTCTGACTTATCTTCAAAAGAAGCTATAAGAGATGCTATTAAAAACTTCAGTGGTGAAAATCTTGTTACAGGTTCATTGAAATTTGACCAAAATAGAAACCCTGAAAAGAAAGTTACTTTCATTGAAGTAAAAGATGGAAAACTTACATTAAAAGAAAAATTCTAG
- the nth gene encoding endonuclease III, producing the protein MTKKERFNKIFPILEKKFGKPKCALDFETPYQLMVAVILSAQCTDERVNIVTKELFKVVREPQDIRNMDIKVLEKYIKSTGFYKNKAKNIKLNAEAMLEKHNDVIPDKMEELVELAGVGRKTANVVLGEIWDIREGIVVDTHVKRLSNHIGFVKSENPEIIERELMKFVPKKSWFEYSHYLILQGRDKCKARKPQCEVCEIKEYCKYYENLLKEAKKKEKETVKAKKTKKAKK; encoded by the coding sequence ATGACGAAAAAGGAAAGATTTAATAAAATATTTCCAATACTTGAAAAGAAATTTGGTAAACCAAAGTGCGCCCTGGATTTCGAGACACCTTATCAACTGATGGTTGCAGTTATTTTGTCGGCACAGTGTACAGATGAAAGGGTCAACATTGTAACAAAGGAGCTGTTTAAAGTAGTCAGGGAACCACAGGATATCCGTAATATGGATATAAAAGTGCTGGAAAAATATATAAAATCAACAGGGTTTTATAAAAATAAGGCTAAAAATATAAAATTAAATGCAGAAGCAATGCTGGAAAAACATAATGATGTTATTCCTGATAAAATGGAAGAACTTGTGGAGCTTGCAGGAGTTGGACGGAAAACAGCAAATGTAGTTTTAGGAGAAATATGGGATATAAGGGAAGGAATTGTAGTGGATACTCATGTAAAGAGACTTTCCAACCATATTGGATTTGTGAAAAGTGAAAATCCTGAAATTATAGAAAGGGAACTGATGAAATTTGTTCCTAAAAAAAGCTGGTTTGAATATTCACATTATTTGATTTTACAGGGAAGGGATAAATGCAAGGCAAGAAAACCGCAATGTGAAGTGTGTGAAATAAAAGAATATTGCAAATATTATGAAAATTTATTAAAGGAAGCCAAAAAGAAGGAAAAAGAAACAGTAAAGGCTAAGAAAACTAAAAAAGCCAAAAAATAA
- the kdsB gene encoding 3-deoxy-manno-octulosonate cytidylyltransferase, which yields MKILGVIPARYASTRFEGKPLKDINGYPMIEWVYKRAENAAVDKLVVATDDQRIYDAVKNFGGNIVMTSKEHENGTSRIIEVINNPEYSDFDFVINIQGDEPLIDIKSINLLANNYREEKSEIVTLKKAFRKDEDVSNPNTVKVITDFNCNAIYFSRSVIPYERNPIGDYKYYKHIGIYGYTSNFLNELKNLKEGVLEKIESLEQLRFIENGYKIKVLETDSEVIGVDTEEDLAEVIEYVKEKGITL from the coding sequence ATGAAAATACTTGGAGTAATTCCTGCAAGATATGCATCAACAAGGTTTGAAGGAAAACCTTTAAAAGATATAAATGGATATCCTATGATTGAATGGGTATATAAAAGGGCTGAAAATGCGGCTGTTGATAAACTTGTTGTGGCAACTGATGATCAGAGAATATACGATGCTGTGAAAAATTTTGGTGGAAATATTGTTATGACATCTAAAGAACATGAAAATGGAACTTCAAGAATAATAGAAGTAATAAATAACCCGGAATACAGTGATTTTGATTTTGTTATAAACATACAGGGGGATGAACCTCTTATAGATATAAAGTCTATTAATCTTCTGGCAAATAACTACAGGGAAGAAAAGTCTGAAATTGTAACCTTGAAGAAGGCATTCAGGAAGGATGAAGATGTGAGCAATCCTAATACAGTGAAAGTAATAACTGATTTCAACTGTAATGCCATCTATTTCAGCAGATCGGTAATTCCTTATGAAAGAAATCCGATTGGAGATTATAAGTATTACAAACATATTGGAATATATGGATACACTTCAAATTTCTTAAATGAGCTTAAAAATCTTAAAGAAGGGGTACTGGAAAAGATAGAATCGCTGGAACAGCTTAGATTTATAGAAAACGGCTATAAAATAAAAGTGCTGGAAACAGATTCTGAAGTAATAGGAGTAGATACGGAAGAAGATTTGGCAGAAGTTATAGAATATGTTAAGGAAAAAGGAATAACATTATAA
- a CDS encoding Cof-type HAD-IIB family hydrolase, whose product MYKVVVSDLDGTLLNSDQEVSELSKKVIRELHNRGIKFYIATGRAYPDAKRIMESIGIKIPLISANGGVINDVDGNEIYRDDLDEESKNIVLDIDYMAVSDLIHINVYSDNRWFLTTEERKVNPFKEEPHFTSEIRPIEELRKKNITKIYYIGPRKELLKLEKIILEKTEGKVNVAFTHPECLEIFDMNVNKAIAVKKLCDMEGFTLDDVIAFGDGFNDYEMLKEAKKGCIMKNAHYTLKEALPDLEIVTSNSRNGVAKKLMEVYGIEIDEE is encoded by the coding sequence ATGTATAAAGTTGTAGTAAGTGATCTTGATGGTACTCTACTTAACTCAGATCAGGAAGTGTCTGAATTATCAAAAAAAGTTATAAGGGAATTACATAATAGAGGAATAAAATTTTATATTGCTACAGGGAGGGCATATCCTGATGCAAAAAGAATTATGGAGTCGATAGGTATAAAAATACCTCTCATTTCAGCAAATGGAGGAGTTATAAACGATGTTGACGGAAATGAAATATATAGGGATGATTTAGATGAAGAATCAAAAAATATAGTTCTTGATATAGATTATATGGCAGTATCAGATTTAATACATATAAATGTATACAGTGACAACAGATGGTTTCTGACAACAGAGGAAAGAAAGGTTAATCCGTTTAAGGAAGAGCCACATTTCACATCTGAAATAAGACCTATTGAGGAACTGAGAAAAAAAAATATAACAAAAATTTACTATATAGGCCCAAGAAAAGAACTTCTGAAGCTTGAAAAAATTATACTTGAAAAAACAGAAGGAAAGGTAAACGTTGCATTTACACATCCTGAGTGCCTTGAAATATTTGATATGAATGTAAATAAAGCAATAGCCGTAAAAAAACTTTGCGATATGGAAGGATTTACTTTAGATGATGTCATTGCATTTGGAGACGGATTTAATGACTATGAAATGCTGAAGGAAGCTAAAAAAGGATGTATTATGAAAAATGCCCACTATACTTTAAAGGAGGCTCTGCCTGATCTGGAAATTGTAACAAGTAATTCGAGAAACGGTGTAGCCAAAAAGCTTATGGAAGTATACGGTATAGAAATTGATGAAGAGTAG